The segment cctgggcggcagagcgagactccgtctcaaaaaaaaataaaaaaataaaaaaaataaataaaagtactcTCTTGAATACAAGTGAATACTTGGCACCTACCCTACTAATGCCTTGAAGCACTTTGGAGCCTCACTACTTGCTGCGTTCATTTTCAGAGACGTCTGAAATTTAAGGCCTCTAACTGAcgtttttatcatttttacttaTCTTAGATGTTTTTAAGTTCATACTGTTGCCACTTTGGTGTCATTCTTACAAACCGAGAATTGTTTCTAGTTCTCTTGGCTCTTGATTACAAGTAGCAATAAGTGCCAGCCTTGTAACACTGGCAATCTCTTAAGTACATCACTCTTTCGAGCTCTCAGACTGTCCAAGAGTGATTCAGCTGCCCTATCTGTGGCCATCTACCCAGGTGAAAAAGTGATCTCTCTTCTCTCGTTGCCGAGTCCCTTCTTGGAAGCTGCTGGAGCTTAGCAGATAAACCAGAGATGAGTCAAAAATGAGTCAAAGAAACGCCTTCATCAGCTAACAGGTAAGTTTCCAAAGAGGATACACACAGGCTTGAAAGCCCAGTTGGTTTCTGATACTTCAGGAAAGCCATCCACACAGGCCTGAAAGCCAGAATCTCAACAGATTCAAGGACATTCAGAGCCAGGGTACACTTCCCTTTTGTAATTCTTACCTGGATTGTATTTAATTGCCCCCTTTTATTCCAGCAACATTTAATATATAAGAACAACGATGCGCAAAAGACAGGTTCCATGTTGGCTACATTTAAGTCACTAGCTTTATGAAAATATAGGTTTCTTAGCCCACACGAGACTGCTTCAAGCCTGGGTTTGAATAAGGCTTGGAAATTggtattctgttttgttttgttaaattctCCCCAGGGAACACTGACATGCGGCTGGAGTTGGGACCTACTTGGCTAAGTCACTCAGTATGTTACTGAGCGTCCTCTTAACGCAAGACCTGCTACCAAACTTCCTCAAGGTGCAGTAAGCTGCTGGTTACCTTTTAATTCAGGGAAAATTCTCAGTAAAACTGGGAAAAGAAACCCCTTTCTTATGAAGATAATTGAGAGACCCAATCTTCGGTTCAAGTCCTATCCTTGTTGGCCCCAATGCTAGGCGGTTCTCCCTCCATGTGTGAACTGCACAGCCCTCACCTTGGCTCTGGCTTCCCGGGTGGCCTCAGCCTCAGCTGCCATGGATCTCTGCAACTGCACAGGAATCCGAACATCTTTGATTTCCACTCGGGCCACCCGGATCCCCCACAGGTCAGTGGCATCATCAAGTAAAGTCTGTttccaaatcaaaagaaaagactAATAAGAAAGACAGGTGATATGATGTACATTTCTGTTATGTTTTATACTTGcaagatacatttttctttttgttgttgttgttgcatttaCAGCATTTGGAGTGAGACAATTTGGGAAGAGAATAAGAGTTAACCTTATTGATCATTTTCTGGACTTTAAAGTGAATCTCATGGCAGACCTTTTAGTGGGTGTCCATCAGCAGGATCTACCCCAAAACCATTCCCAAGGAGGTATATGAGATCCGTCTAGATTTGAGCAAATATCCCAAATTTGCTTGTCGCTGGTATCAAGCAGACAGCAATGAATGGGCTTCTTAGACAGACCTGGATTTTGCCTTGGCTCTGCCATTTGCAGTTGTGAATCATCAGGACAGTTTCTGAACTTATCTGgctctcagttttcttacctataaaagGTTTTCTTTCAGGACTGTTATTAGATTTGGAGACAATGCATATAAGATCTCTCTCAGTACCTAACAATGATTCAGTGCATACTATTATTGGGTCCTTTTCAAGATATTATTTATCTCACGCTGTTTAACTTCTGCTCTATGGCCAGCTTTAAAGAAGAAGCAAGGCATATTTTTCGAGGCAGAAGCAATAAATGCAAAGATACGCTTGTCTTTGTAAAAGCTTAAAACCATTGAAGATATCTTGCTGGTCATCCTGGAGAAGATGAATGTCTTGAGAAATGGTAGGATCAGAAGGATAGCTCCCCTaaaggggtgggggcagagatCTCTGCTACCAAACAGCAAGAGATCCCTCCCTTGCCTTTCTGGGATCCCTGCAGGACACTGAGAGATAGTGACACCTCACAAGAAGTCAGTGACCTGGCTGTGGATGGGATACCTTTGAGTTGTTAAATTCATGGGTCACATATAAACAATATGGAGAATTATCATGCAGAACTCATACGGCCTCATAAAAGCTTGGGATCTTTCCTCTACCTCAGGGACTAGAGGAGAGGCCAAGAAGAACCAAAGTTGAATGTCTTTATATAATTAACTTACAGAAAAGAAGCTCAGAATCCAATTGATCtaagaaaataggccgggcgcggtggctcaagcctgtcatcccagcactttgggaggccgagacgggcggatcacgaggtcaggagatcgagaccatcctggctaacccggtgagaccccgtctctactaaaaaatacaaaaaactagccgggcgaggtggccggcgcctgtagtcccagctactcgggaggctgaggcaggagaatggcgtaaaacccaggaggcggagcttgcagtgagctgagatctggccactgcactccagcctgggcgacagagcgagactccatctcaaaaaaagaaaatacagaagtaTTCTTGTTCATAAACTCATGTGTGTAAGAGATGAGATCGATAGCTGTTACATCTTCATTGATATTATAATTATCATTACTATTAATGTTGTTAGTGATATTGATGGTATGGTGTAAGAATTTCTAGAGATGACAGGTCTATGGTGTCTCGATTGAATTTAACTTTCACACTATTTAAATATATAGGCTACCTGAGAAATGGCTGCACTCCTGGAGTAATCTAAGCTAAAAATAAATCTGATCTCTAACTTCTTCAGAAAAGACTACTGGTAAGATGTTAATTCGTAATTTTGAATTCCAAAGAAAATGGATAAGGGGCACAATTTCAGCAACTGCCTTCTTGCActcagatatttaaatatatttcttgtgGTCACAGGTGAGTGAAATCACAACGGAAGCTCACCTCTAGAGCAgttgtctgtgtgtgagtgtgtgcaagCATGCATGTGGTGGGGATGTTTTGAACTGCTGATATTTCATCATCactaataattaaaatcaatGAGTTAAAGATATAGGCTATTAGCTCATGGTATCTTCACCTGGATGCTATGGGCGATCTCTTCTCGTCCAGCTAAAATCTGGGACAAGGTCTGTGTCCCTAAGACATTCCTCAGAGTGGTTTGAGCCAGCAGAAATGTTGCTTGATGGACATTGTTGACATTAGCCACTGCCGAGACAGCACTATAGACTCTGTAATAGACAACTCCATCTACCTGAGTAGTCACGGAGTCTCTGGTGAGGATCTGTCGAGTAAGAACAGGGCAAAATCACTTATTTATGACTTTCACCACTGCTGACAAAGTGACAGCCAGCCCAAGAGCCATCCTCCACAGAAGGAGAGCAGTAACGACAACTCATGCTATAGTCACCTAAAACCTGTTCTGGCTTGGACAGAATATCTTCCCAGCTGATACGCAATTCCTCTAAAGCTGTCATTATACTTACCCCTGTGACTTCATCTTTAAGAAGCTTTACATCCTATAGGCAGAAACCCTTGACTTGACATCCTAAGAACAGGCCCTTCCATTTTAAATGTAACAGTACAGCCCTTCTGTCATTCTATTATCTTCAATTTTCTAAGCAGAGGTAGAACACTTGTTTCCCTGATACCTGTACtctttggttttcagtttttatcagaCTTGAAGCAGTGTATCGACTTGAAGCAGTGTATCTTAGAAAACATAGATGGCACCAGAGACCATGTAAAGAAAAATCGATTCAGCTCTATGGAGAGGTTCAGCATCAATCATTCTGAATAATGTGACAGAATGTTTTGGAGCAAATGAGAGATTTCTGGGTATACTATGGAAGCAGAACCTAGAACTGTCCATTACAGAGCCAGAAAAGTCCCTATTAAAGGTCACTAAGCATCCCAACCTCTCCTGACTACAgctgaattctcttttttttttttttttttgagacggagtctggcttcgtcacccagactggagcagtggcacaatctctgctcactgcaacctccgtctcccagattcaactgattctcctgcctcggtctcctgagtagctgggattacaggtgcatgccaccatgcccagctaatttttgtatttttagtagagtcggtgcttcaccatgttggccaggctggtcttgaactcctgaccttaagtaatcctcctgcctcagcctcccaaagtgctgggattacaggcatgagccaccacgtctgaccCGGGGCTGAATTCAAAAGTATTCTGCAGTTCCTAAGTGACATGAAGACACCATGTTTGAGTCCTGGTTGAGTTTCCTGAACCAGACAGAAGAAaactaacatatatttataaatgtggattttctgtcttcttatcACCATTGCCCTCCCATATCCTAGGTCCtgcatttcttttcctctaaCCTGAACCACTTTGGTTATGAGAGGGTGACATGATAATTAGTAACTCTGTTCCTCTTCCCTATTGCTGAGTTACTGTTCTGGTCATTTACTTGTAGTACTTCAAGAATTAAAAGACTtatgtgggctgggtgcagtggctcaggcctgttatcactgcactttgggaggccgaagcgggaggattacctgaggtcaggagttcgagagacCCGTCTGGCTaagttggtgaaaccctgtctccactaaaaatacaaaacttagctgggtgcggtcacaggcatctataatcccagctacttgggagaatcgcttgaacccgggaggtagaggttgcaatgagccgagattgcaccactgcactctagcctgggcgacaaggatgaaactctgtctcaaaaaaaagacttATGTGAAATACAAACACGAGTGGGCCCTGACAGCCTCTCCTCTGTCCTTATGCCTGCCCCTCTATTGCACCCaaacacagaaataatttaaagtcaaAAGCAAATGGTACTCATGTGGATATTATGAAAAATTGTTCGGAGAGGGTGATAGAGAGAGTGGAATCAAAAACAGCCACTGCCATCCATCTGCCCTCTGTCAGATTCTATTCAGCTGTTTTATacagtgtctgtctgtctctttcaaGCTTCTGCTCTGTCATTCTCCATCTCAGCTTTCCTGCTGACTAGTTCTCTGCTGTCAGGCTTTCTCACACCAGGCCAATTCTAAGTCTCCTTGCTCTTGGCTTCATTCTCATTTGGCAAAACAAATTCTTGGTAGTTTCAGGAACCACCACGGGCAATTCAAGTAGGTCTCTGGGGGTACTCAGCTCACCTCCCCTCCTGTAGTTTAAAAGTGTACTATAAAGTTGTAATTGTCCGTACAATAGGGAAAATACACCTTTAATGTCGAGCGACATATCCTTAATCAGTACTACCTCTTGTGGAGGAATGTTGCAAGTAATTGTTCGGAGGTCAACTTTGACAAACACATCTATGCATGGCAGAACCAGGATCAAacctatgagaaaaaaaaaaaaatcagtttaaaatgtTGCTCTATTGCAAATAACTACAAGTAGTCTCATAGCAGTGTGATGCATCACTTACATGGGGCGATACATGTTTCTCAGATGATCTTCAGTATGAACACGTGAAACTCTGAGAAAAATGATTTCATCCTCTAAGTCAGTGACTAAGGAAAAGTAATTTCCTGGGAAGTAAAGTCTTTTGGTAAGAAGCTAAAGATCCCTGacatttaattttggtttttgtttttaaaacaatctgcTTCTACCCAAGTGTTTACTTtgacattaattaaaaataatattctgacCAATTGTGAAAAGCACCTTTGGGACAAgtgggaaatttgaacacagaatgCATATTAAAAGATTTgttaaggccgggcatggtggctcatgcctgtaatcccagcactttgggagcccagggcgggtggatcatctgaggtcaggagttcaagactagcctggccaacatggcaaaaccccatctctactaaaaatttttaaaaaaatttaaaaaatcagctgggcacggtcatgcgtgcctgtaatcccagctactcaggaggctgaggaaggagattcgcttgaacccaggaggcagacgttgaagtgagctgagatcgtgccactgcactccagcctgggcaacaagagtgaaattctgtctcaaaaaaaaaaagaagaagatattaAGGTGTTCTAGTTCACTGTCCTGGTTGTGATAATGgcatgtgtcttagtctgttcaggcttctgcaacaaaataccataaactgggtggcttagaaacAACAGAAGCTTATTTCATatagttctggagcctggaaagtccaagatcaaggtgcatATAGATACAGTGCCTTGTGAGGGCTCATTTCCAGGTGTATAGATGGTCATGTGGTATCCTGAAAGGGACAAGGCAGGTCTCTTAGACTTCCTTTACAAGGCCGCTCGTGAGGATGACTCCCTTATGATCTAATTACCACCCAGGGGCCCCATCTCCTAATATCATTACACTGGTGATTagcttcaacctatgaattttgggaggacacaaataCTCAGACCACAGCAGCACGGTGTTAATAAAGTCCTTATCAGCTAGATGCACAGACTAAAGTGTTTACAGGTAAAATGACATGATCTGGTATTTTGTATTTGCTCTAAAATACTCCACCAAAAAAATACTTTGGGAAGTAGTTTCCTTATAATAAAGATACTCACGTAACAGATTCAAGTAATAGACTTTTGACTTTGAATATCAGTGACTACCAACATTCTCAGTCAATTTAAATAGTAATGAAGGATTATTGAATTAAAATCTTCCCAGGGTCTCACATTCCTCTAAATCAATGTATTCCAGAATTAATAGTTTCTCCACAGCCCTGATCTGATTCATGTACAATAGCATTCTCCAGCTGTAAACACATCTACTTCTTTCTGATTTGTGGGGCATTAAGTTGGGGCTGGGTCAGGGAAGGATGGGCATAAGAAAGCTCATTAGAGGACCCTGGGAACTCTTAACATTACCCTGGTGAATGTCATTCTTTACTGTGAGAGTTACAAAGATTAGAACCACAAGGCATGTCGGCAAGATGGGGACACTAATCTATTTCCATTAATCAAGAAGGCTTTGCACAATTGGTTTGTTTTCACAGCAGAAACCAGTTCTGGAGCCGAACACCACGCAAAGGGGTGGCAATGTCCGCAAAATACGCTGCTAAAgtgctttatttcttttggcCTCTAAACCTTACTGCCATTTTTGGTGCCAGGTCACTGTGGTTAAAATCATGGACCTGAGAACTAGACAGAGTTAAGTCCCAACCCTACTACCTAGTAGCCTTGTGACTAGGGAAAACTCACCTAACACTTCGGTTACCTAATAGATATAAGCTGGTAGTGAAGATTAAGCCTGATTCAACATGATAATGAAATAAAGTACTAACCACAGCGCCAGGTATGTGTTAAATGCTCATGAAGTATCAGCTATTATTCAAGAAtaatttacaatttataaaaGTGGAAAGGTTTTCCATTAGCAATTTGGCTTGTTTCCCTCTTGTCCTTATGACATTCTGAGGTAACTCATTAACCCAGAGACAGGTATGACGAGAGTTGTTATCCTGAGACATTTAATGGTGAAATCTTCAGggaaaattcatttaaaagtgaCATATTTTTCTCTAGAGGCCTCCAAGTTCTGGCTGTTCTGCTTCTCTTGgatccaaaatttattttaacttataaTCTTAGCCCCACCAGGTGGAacagaaccaggaagaagttaatCTTGGGCTGTTATAACTCAGTTGAATGATTCTTGCTTTGCCAAACTCACGAGAACATCTGTAAGTAgtttttaccttctttttctttaggtCCTTTATGAAATTAGACAAGTAAGATTATGCTTGAAATGgttgttgggtgtggtggctcatgccggtagtccaggcactttgagaggccgagatgggcagatcaactgaaatcaggagttcaagaccagtcaggccaacatggtgaaaccccatctctacaaaaatacaaaaattagccgggcatgatagtgggtgcctgtaatcccagctgctcgggaggctgaggcgagaaaatcacttgaacctggaaggcagaggttgcagtgagctgagatcacaccactgcactccagcctgggcaacagagcgagactccatctcaaaaaaaaaaaaaaaaaaaaaggccaagaagcCTCCTTCACAAGTTTCTCCTCTTGAAGTTTCCCatacttttttatatattaacaGATCCATGGCTTATGGCCAAGGGCAAAGCACACAGAGCATCGCCATGCTTAGGAAAGTTCCTACCCCAGAGACCTCCCAGTTGCAGAGAGAACAATTTATTCAAACAAGCCATAATGGGGGCAGAAAGCAAATGTTATCAGAGAAATATAGCTAGTAACAATTGCTTTTCCTGTGCCTTCTAAGACAGTGCTTTTGGTAGCCCCTCATTTCCAGAGTATTAGAATTAATCCTATGAAATTGCCATGTTTGGGAGTCAAAACAAAGTCAGCAATTTCCTATAGTTCAACTACATATATGCTCAGAGAAGTTACGAGCATTAAATCAATATCTTACTTCAGGGAGTTTTAGTACCTTATAGTTTTAGTATACACCCCAACCGCTggcaaaaataagaaacaacaaataaaaccacCTTCTTTTATAACATGactatttggaatattttctttttcaagatggtAAAGAAAGGATGGAAATAAACACTATACTATACTAGATGTTAGAAGGCCTGAAAGCTCATCTTTATTTCTAACTATAAGGATAATCTTAGATCATTCATCAAACTTATGTGGGcctcatgttttttatttcaaaaccaaGGGATTTGGCAAAAGGCATCGTACAATGGTTTCCAGCTCTATCTTTCTATGCATCTACTTGCCATGAGAGGAAATTACCTTTTGCTTTTCACTTAGTCCTTTTCAAAGAGTGAGCATCAAACACCAGCTCTCAATATACTCTCGTTGAGTAACTTAATGGTCTACGTTGGCCATTTACTTTCCCTCTTATTCTTCTCACATTCTCCTGGTGGTCCTGGTAATAAGTGACATTCAGCCAATGTAACCAGAGCCACCCTTTGCTCACATTCATTGAATCTCTCAGAGGGAGAATTAGGAAGCCAGGCCAGATTTCCAGACTCTCAAACTGGTGGTTATTCCCACCAACTTGCATAAAAAGGTGGCATTCTTCTGTTGTACCAAAAGGCAAGAGAGCCAGCTTCCAGCAATTGTTCTTTGACTCTTCATAGGCACCACCAGGAAAAATATTGAAGGTGGTAGCAGTAGCATTAGGTGTCCCTGATCTTTGTCAGAGGCAGCCACAGCGTCATTCATACCTGGCCCCTTGGCTTTGTCAGCTTGGATGCGTCCCAGACGGAATACAACAGCACGTTCATACTCCTTAATGATCTAGGAGATTAAGGGAGAACGTTTAGTCCTAATGGTTTGTCAGTTCATATAGAGAGCCCAGTTTATGTCCCAGGGTGTTACCTTTAAGCACATCCATATGGAGATGGGGAAGGTAATGATCACCAacaggaaagagagggaaaacaGGAGCCAGCCGCATACACCAAGCCGTTTATTGTTGACACCTaggaaatgagaaggaagcaaATCTGTAATCAATGTGGTTCTTTAAAAAGCCACCCAGCTGCATGGGTGTGGAACCTATCCAGACAACTGGCCAAGCCTGATGTGGCTGAATAGGAAACCTAAATCCATTTACACCATGAATgtagttacacacacacacacacactcaaatgtttattcaggtttttaaaaattaaaatgaacttaTTCCTTCCAAGAAAAATCTCGTAACAATAAGCAGAAacaattattattacattttataggGTTGCTATAGTTTATTATTCTCAAAACACCTAAACCGTAGTTCTCAAAATATAATCTCTGGACCATCCACACCAGAATCATCAGATGTCTGGGTCCTGTGAATTCTCGAGGTAAAATTCAAAGCACCCTCTAAGGCAGGTAGGTAGGTACTATTATACCCAGAGGGACACAGTGTGGCACATGGAAAAATATCCTGAAAAGTCCCGAGGTATGAGTTTTTATGTGAGCTCTGTCACTTACCAATTCTAAAGCATTAGGATGGAAGATCACTCAGTCTCcgggtttctgtttcttcatctgtagaatggggttAGAAGTTACCCACCGTAGAGAATttgatgaggattaaataagattacTTTTATATGGCTCCTGGGGCATACATTAACATCTACAGTTTTAAACAGGTATtctactattattcccatttacagatgaataTGTATTCCAGGGACTTGTTGTCAGATGTTGATATTTGCCATTTCTAACTTTTCATAAAAGTTTTGTTATATTGGCTCGTCACATAAGATCTCTGCTTGCTAATCACACATAATGATAGCAGGTGCATTTTGGCTTTATGAATATTGCTTTGCAATAGGATGAGACTGAGTTAAAATCCTACTTCAACCACCTAAAACTCTGTAGCATTAATTACATCAATTATATAATTTCTGGtgtctctggatttttttttttttttttttttcctgagacggagtcttgctctgtcacccaggcaggagtgcagtggcacaatctgggctcactgcaagctctgcctcccaggttcactccattctcctgcctcagcctcccaagtagctgggactacaggcgcccgccaccacacccggctaattttttgtattttttagtagagacggggtttcaccatgttagccaggatggtcttgatctcctgacctcgtgatctacccacctcggcctcccaaaatgctgggattacaggcgtgagccactgcgcccggccagggattcttgtttgtaaaataagCAGGTCTGGCTGACTCTTTTAATTTAGCATTCTTTATAGTCACCATTTTACCTCctttaattattcttattttttttttgagacagagtctcattctgtcgcccaggctggagtgcagtggcgcaatctcggctcactgcaacctccacctcccaggttcaagcaattatcctgcctcagtctcctgagtagctgggattacaggcacctgccatcacgcgtggctaatttttgtatttttagtagagaaggggtttcgccatgttggccaggctggtgtcgaactcctgacctcaagtcatcctcctgccttggtctcccaaagtgctgggattacaggcatgagccactgcacccggcccattttaCCTAATTTTAAATCCTTGTTCCTCCTTATTCCGTTCTGCTTGACAACCACCCCCATTCTCATCCCCATTATCTCCTCCAGCTGATTTATATTCTCCATACACAAGCACTAGGACTAGATATCCCCAGCCAGCTCATTCTACAAACGCCATATACCGTCTCTATCTCAGTCAATGCCTTCACCATCCACCCTGTTGCCCAAGTTAGGCAGGTCATCATTTCCTCTTCCCTATCCAATTGCAGAAAGTCACTAAACCTAAATGATACTACCTCAAATCCATCCCCCGTTACCCATTTTACTGCTACTAATTTTTTGAGACCTGAGCCAAATTCATGAATATTTAGGAGAATTCTGGGCTTTTGCTCTTATAAACAACGCTTTgatgaatgtttttaaatgtgtgttttgGGGCACTTGTGTAGGATAAATCCCTAGTAGTAGAAGTGTTAGGTCATACAATTTTGATAGATGATAAATGCCTTTCAAAAAGTTTGTACCAACCTCCACTCTCACCAACAGCATAGACGTGCATATTCACACATGTCCTGTTCTCCTTAAATCATTCCAACCTTCTCAGTCGTTACATTCTGATAGGTGAAAATCACTACATTTTAGCTACATATTTCGTATTAAAAACTTTTGAGTACAAATGGCCTTTTATAGGCTccaaatgcatataaatatatattctgaacAATAAGGGCTTGCCTGAAtactctgaaatttaaatttctaaaatatcacCTCCCAAAACTTTGGACCCACATGGAGGTGAATCAAACTATCATTACACAAGGTGGAAAGACACTTTATGCATTCTCATAGAATCTTTGTCAAATTTTATTAGTGCTTTTTTAGTATTCATGACAGAGCCTACAGATGTACAttctcattgaaaaaaaaaatttaagcaacaCAACTAAAGTTCCCCGAAACCATCCTCTCCCTCAGTCCCGCTTTTATCTAGAGAAGTTCTATAGTTACTGGTTTGGTGTGTATTCTCCACAGACCCACTCCtatgtatttacatacatatatctacattcagaaaatattggctttgatttataaattttattttgtgataaatGGCATTACACTGTACCCACATTTCTACTTTATATCATGTATAGATTTCCATGGCATTACCTACTCATCtacctcattcttctttattgttgCATACTATTCCATCTTACACCTGTGTCTCAGTTTACTTACCATTCTCCTATTTATCATTAAGGTTATTTGCAATTTTGCCTATACAGACACAGCTGTAATAGCTGTGCTTATACATATCTCACTGGGCTAATATGCACCTTTATAAAATCTTGGTAAAACTATTGTGAAGGCAGCACAGTTCCTGCCACGTTTGGGGTATTTCCTCCCTCCTGGCACTGCAATATTTGGTATTCAGAAACCTTGGGGTGTTCTGGGGCTATGACTAGCAGCACAGCATGCACTGGCAGCTGGGGCTCCAACAGGACACCAACTGTGCTTAATGCCCGGAGCCAAGCCCTGGACATTTCCAA is part of the Macaca thibetana thibetana isolate TM-01 chromosome 17, ASM2454274v1, whole genome shotgun sequence genome and harbors:
- the STOML3 gene encoding stomatin-like protein 3 is translated as MDSRVSSPEKQDKENFVGVNNKRLGVCGWLLFSLSFLLVIITFPISIWMCLKIIKEYERAVVFRLGRIQADKAKGPGLILVLPCIDVFVKVDLRTITCNIPPQEILTRDSVTTQVDGVVYYRVYSAVSAVANVNNVHQATFLLAQTTLRNVLGTQTLSQILAGREEIAHSIQTLLDDATDLWGIRVARVEIKDVRIPVQLQRSMAAEAEATREARAKVLAAEGEMNASKSLKSASMVLAESPIALQLRYLQTLSTVATEKNSTIVFPLPMNILEGIGGISYDNHKKLPNKA